GGGTTGGAAGCAGACCATCCGCGAAGCCATCACGTGCAACCCCTGTTTCCGGGCAATCACCTGAACGGCTGCCCAGCGTTCCACGGGTTGATCGGTATAGCGGGCGCGTCGGTAGGTATCGCCGCGTCCATCGGCCAGCACTTCGATGCAGACGGGTTCCACACCGCGATGCAGCAGCCGATGCCCCAATTGGCCAGCCAGTTGTTCTTCGCGGCACCCCGGCTCGATATTCCGGGCGGTGGCTTCGAGTGCATGGGCCACGGATTGCCCCAATTGTCGCAACGAATCGCATTCCAAGGGGGTAAGCCGTTGACGCCATTCGCTGAGAGTCGGGCCGACGCAAATTCGCTCGGGGTGTGGAAAATCGCCGGCCAAGCGTCGCCCTCGGGTCAGATCCCCCAAGAGCGATTCGCGGCCAAATTGCCACATCCATTCTTTGAGCTGGAAACCGAGTTCGCTCAATTCTTCATCGAACAAGCGTTGACTATCGACGCTGGAAGCAATCAACCAACGCTGTTGGGGGGTGAAATACAAAAGCGGGCGTTCTTCCCAAGAGGCGAACGCAGAAGGAGTTGCGCCGGCGGTAAGCCAGGCAAACCCGGCAGGATCGTGCACCAACAGTCCTTCGCAGGAATGGGTAGCCAATAATTCGGCAATGCGATCCTGTTTGGCATCAACATCCGCCCGCCGCGGGGACGGAATCGGTCCACCACGGCACCAATCGACGGAGTCGGCAGCGTCCAAACCCATGATTGGTTCATCCGATGCAAAACGGGCCTTAACGAACCGATGGTCCCAATCGATCCAGAAATTCCGCGTTGCTGGCCGTCTTTCCCATTTGAGTCAGCAGCGATTCCATGGCGGGAATTGGCGGCATTCCCAAAATGCTGCGACGCAACAGGATGGCCTTGGCGAGCACCTCGGGGGCGAGAATGCGTTCTTCCTTCCGCGTCCCGGATTCCGCGAGATTGATGGCCGGGTAGATTCGGCGATCTGCCAGTTTGCGGTCCAGCACCAATTCCATGTTGCCGGTGCCTTTGAACTCCTGGAAGATCACATCATCCATCCGCGATCCGGTTTCAATCAATGCCGTTCCCAAGACGGTCAGCGAACCGCCTTCTTCAAAGACACGGGCCGCACCGAATAGCCGTTTGGGCACGTCCAGCGCTCGGGAATCGACCCCGCCGGAGAGTGTCCGCCCGGAATTC
This DNA window, taken from Tuwongella immobilis, encodes the following:
- a CDS encoding M24 family metallopeptidase, which gives rise to MGLDAADSVDWCRGGPIPSPRRADVDAKQDRIAELLATHSCEGLLVHDPAGFAWLTAGATPSAFASWEERPLLYFTPQQRWLIASSVDSQRLFDEELSELGFQLKEWMWQFGRESLLGDLTRGRRLAGDFPHPERICVGPTLSEWRQRLTPLECDSLRQLGQSVAHALEATARNIEPGCREEQLAGQLGHRLLHRGVEPVCIEVLADGRGDTYRRARYTDQPVERWAAVQVIARKQGLHVMASRMVCFQPPSDAVRTAFDQALRLNAILICGTRPGVPVLQLLDNAARFLGDSDQIADWRRSPPGFVTGWDSVARPLGIRRDEVFQAGQVINWQTRLAGVVVSDTVLVTEQAADVVTCCEASAVRNFRIQGIEVRRPDWIDHSATLGSPNRGR